In a single window of the bacterium genome:
- the rlmH gene encoding 23S rRNA (pseudouridine(1915)-N(3))-methyltransferase RlmH, translating to MNIKIIAVGKIREKYIKMGIDEFMKRIQPYSSLQIIEISSENIYSDSNINKILDIESEKILKQINENSYFIALDIKGKLLSSEDFAAKIKDLSLSGINQVVFAIGGAEGLSEKVKNRADLALSLSSMTFAHQMARQLLLEQIYRAFKIINNEPYHK from the coding sequence ATGAATATAAAAATTATTGCAGTTGGAAAAATTCGTGAAAAATATATAAAAATGGGTATTGATGAATTCATGAAGAGAATTCAGCCTTATTCATCGCTTCAAATAATAGAAATTTCTTCAGAAAATATTTATTCGGATTCAAATATAAACAAAATTCTTGATATAGAATCTGAAAAAATACTTAAACAAATAAACGAAAATTCTTATTTTATTGCGCTTGATATTAAAGGCAAATTGCTATCTTCAGAAGATTTTGCAGCTAAGATAAAAGATCTTTCATTAAGCGGTATAAATCAGGTAGTTTTTGCTATTGGAGGGGCAGAAGGGCTTTCAGAAAAAGTCAAAAACCGTGCTGATTTAGCTTTAAGTTTATCTTCCATGACTTTTGCTCATCAAATGGCAAGACAATTATTGCTGGAGCAGATTTACAGAGCATTTAAAATTATTAACAACGAGCCATATCATAAATAA
- a CDS encoding DNA alkylation repair protein, giving the protein MNVEQITNEIKSFSNSEFAAHHAKFFKTGKNEYGEGDLFYGLKVPDIRKIAKKYFKDITLGEIEVLIKNPFHEVRMAAILMLVLKYPKIGEEEQGKIYNLYLSNVNYINNWDLVDISAPHIIGAYLFKNNTEKLWELANSEHLWSQRISVLATFYFIRQGEFIPTMELSKYFLKHEHDLIHKATGWMLREVGKRDINSLYSFLNKFHKTMPRTMLRYAIEKISPQQRIIYMKK; this is encoded by the coding sequence ATGAATGTAGAACAAATAACAAATGAGATAAAGAGTTTTTCTAACTCAGAATTTGCAGCACATCATGCAAAGTTTTTTAAAACAGGCAAAAATGAATATGGCGAAGGGGATTTGTTTTACGGATTAAAAGTGCCTGATATTAGAAAAATCGCAAAAAAATATTTTAAAGATATTACTTTAGGAGAAATTGAAGTCCTTATAAAAAACCCTTTTCACGAAGTAAGAATGGCTGCAATTTTAATGCTTGTTTTAAAATATCCGAAAATTGGTGAAGAAGAACAAGGAAAGATTTATAATCTGTATTTAAGCAATGTTAATTATATAAATAATTGGGATTTGGTTGATATTTCCGCACCGCATATAATTGGGGCTTATTTGTTTAAAAATAATACCGAAAAATTGTGGGAATTGGCAAATTCAGAGCATTTATGGAGTCAAAGAATTTCTGTGCTGGCAACATTTTATTTTATCAGGCAGGGAGAATTTATACCTACAATGGAACTATCAAAATATTTTTTAAAACATGAACATGATTTAATACATAAAGCAACGGGCTGGATGCTTAGGGAAGTAGGAAAAAGAGATATTAACAGTTTGTATTCTTTTTTGAATAAATTCCATAAAACGATGCCGAGAACAATGCTAAGATATGCTATAGAAAAAATATCACCACAACAAAGAATTATTTATATGAAAAAATAA
- a CDS encoding Rne/Rng family ribonuclease, with the protein MSKSIIISERDNIAAISENGRVLEFFIHRGDILLGDIYLSKVENILPSIDAAFVHVGSDKMGFLHASDVTGKGALKERIKPKQSIMVQVVKEPTGHKGPRVTMAISLPGRFLVLMPDEKGVNVSKKISSVKERARLKSIVSLLKPAGVGVIIRTEAENQSEAEIQEDLEFLLEKWNSIITASDTVTAPSLLHRDQDLLYRVIREAVTDDINEIILDTSFGYHRATQLLQSWNISHKLNVSVHKGTDSILVAKGVDREIRNALQTKVNLPSGGYLYIQTTEALAVIDVNSGKFTSSATQDETIRKTNLEAVAEVARQLKLRNIGGMIIVDFIDMENRVDQLAVLEEFEIALETDKSKPQIGQLSDLGLVELTRHRQGQSLAEIFTKKCANCNGNGVIIEDFNFSAPPQEGETVVKTSKMKFTKPINKNNLVINEAKKQVQSTVQTRIMPSPVKKIETSPSLTASAIKQPVQLEEKKLFTINNELIKDYFAESAYMPKVSKLIRYYAVPASIARNYLGKDFTPDVFTILQELETAESVPAEEKTGVEKVIPRQPQQPYRGGNQRREFQSAPPLRPQQRPAETGVVPRPQQYLQPQVQPQIRPQVQPQPQVQQQISPQQQEQPQAQAQPQVQPQPQVQQHIPPQQQEQPQIQETPVVEEKTVPKEEIAKKRGGRRPIKTDGRQSAQRGRTPAKSPKNIPTDTES; encoded by the coding sequence ATGAGTAAATCCATCATTATTTCAGAGCGCGATAATATTGCAGCAATTTCTGAAAATGGAAGAGTATTAGAATTTTTTATCCATCGTGGTGATATTTTATTAGGTGATATTTATTTATCAAAAGTTGAAAATATTTTGCCAAGTATTGATGCGGCTTTTGTGCATGTTGGAAGTGATAAAATGGGATTTCTTCATGCTTCTGATGTTACTGGCAAAGGTGCTTTGAAAGAAAGAATCAAGCCTAAACAAAGTATTATGGTTCAGGTAGTTAAAGAACCTACAGGACATAAAGGTCCGAGAGTGACTATGGCAATTAGTCTTCCCGGAAGATTTCTTGTTCTTATGCCTGATGAAAAGGGAGTTAACGTAAGTAAAAAAATATCTTCCGTAAAAGAAAGAGCAAGGCTAAAATCAATAGTCAGTCTTTTAAAACCTGCCGGTGTAGGTGTAATCATAAGAACAGAAGCAGAAAATCAATCAGAAGCTGAGATTCAGGAAGATCTGGAATTTTTGCTTGAAAAGTGGAATAGCATAATAACAGCGTCTGATACCGTAACAGCACCAAGCTTGCTTCATAGGGATCAGGATCTTTTATATAGAGTTATAAGAGAAGCTGTTACAGATGATATCAATGAAATTATTCTTGATACTTCTTTCGGCTATCACAGAGCCACACAGCTTTTGCAAAGCTGGAATATTTCGCACAAGTTAAATGTTTCCGTACATAAAGGCACAGATTCTATACTTGTTGCTAAGGGCGTTGATAGAGAAATCAGAAATGCTCTTCAAACAAAGGTTAATCTTCCAAGCGGCGGATATCTTTATATCCAGACAACAGAAGCTCTTGCTGTTATTGACGTTAACAGCGGCAAGTTTACAAGTTCAGCAACGCAGGACGAAACTATCAGAAAAACCAATCTGGAAGCTGTTGCAGAAGTAGCAAGACAGCTAAAACTCAGAAATATTGGCGGTATGATTATTGTTGATTTTATCGATATGGAAAACAGAGTTGACCAGCTAGCTGTTCTGGAAGAGTTTGAAATTGCGCTTGAAACAGATAAATCAAAACCGCAAATAGGGCAACTTTCCGATCTTGGACTTGTTGAGTTGACAAGACATAGACAAGGGCAGAGTCTTGCAGAAATATTTACCAAAAAATGCGCTAACTGCAATGGAAATGGCGTTATTATTGAAGATTTTAATTTCTCAGCTCCTCCTCAAGAGGGTGAAACCGTTGTCAAAACTTCAAAAATGAAATTTACAAAACCTATAAATAAAAATAATTTAGTAATTAATGAAGCAAAAAAGCAGGTTCAAAGCACTGTTCAGACAAGAATAATGCCTTCACCCGTTAAAAAAATAGAAACAAGTCCATCTTTGACAGCATCTGCTATTAAACAGCCGGTTCAACTTGAAGAAAAAAAATTATTCACTATAAATAATGAATTAATAAAAGACTATTTTGCTGAATCAGCATATATGCCTAAGGTTTCAAAACTTATAAGATATTATGCTGTACCTGCATCAATTGCCAGAAACTATTTAGGTAAAGATTTCACACCTGATGTGTTTACAATATTGCAGGAGTTGGAAACAGCAGAGAGTGTTCCTGCTGAAGAAAAGACCGGAGTTGAGAAGGTTATACCAAGACAACCGCAACAACCTTATAGAGGGGGGAATCAAAGAAGAGAATTTCAGTCTGCACCTCCGTTACGACCACAGCAAAGACCTGCGGAAACAGGAGTAGTTCCTCGTCCTCAGCAATATTTACAACCGCAAGTGCAGCCGCAAATTAGACCTCAAGTACAACCTCAGCCGCAGGTGCAACAACAAATATCACCTCAGCAACAAGAACAGCCGCAGGCTCAGGCACAACCTCAAGTACAACCTCAGCCGCAGGTGCAACAACATATACCGCCTCAGCAACAAGAACAGCCGCAAATACAAGAAACTCCCGTTGTAGAGGAAAAAACTGTTCCTAAAGAAGAAATAGCTAAAAAAAGAGGCGGCAGACGACCTATTAAGACAGACGGAAGACAATCTGCACAAAGAGGCAGAACTCCCGCCAAGAGTCCAAAAAATATACCAACAGATACAGAAAGTTAA
- a CDS encoding TIGR03960 family B12-binding radical SAM protein, with protein MMREKIQRILKKVNKPSRYIGKEIGSFNKDWASAEARVAFAFPDLYEIGISNLGLRILYDKVNCYDKRNFLADRVYAPEVDFKKELQQNHIPLYGLESFRPLNDFDMIAFSLQYELSYPTILSMLEMANIPIKSADRNEFNPIVVAGGPGSYNPEPISEFIDVFLIGDGETIIIKLLEEIQNAKSNKLSREETLKNLAKLEGVYVPRFYKNENGTKLIPVSEEFSAVITKRIDNIDNRDYPVKFPIPYSTAVHDRAVIELRRGCGRMCRFCQACFVNLPVRERSPEHVVEIVDSVLKNTGYDEYSLLALSSNDYINIEKLVGILNEKHACSGVSISLPSQRADKFSLKLAELVNSVRKSTITIAPEAGSQRLRDVINKNLNEEQIIEAVLSVYKTGWSKIKLYFMIGLPTETYEDLDEIINLLQKIKASASKIKNELKLRTFLSITCTVSIFVPKPFTPFQWAAQDKLEVIEDKIRYLRQKARPIRDLKLNFHDSFLCQLEAVFSRGGRELNGLIEEVYKNGSYLDAWNEHFNKDIWLKTAESLSINLSDYSAKEFDVNEELSWDIFNVGVDKSWLIAEYKNALDFKNSDPCDEVCSSCGVCQNLQTEPSLRGHKLDSCEPEQVQPIADLPRKNNSQGDRLSGQCIALSRNDDDIHRYRIKIQKTNELKYISHLDWQKLLYAAIRKAGLKINFTQGFNPSPKISLAVALPIFVEGIAECADIELQENISPEKIKERLNTFLPENSKILEIVNISKDKISIEKAVYWAKYKAFPVEQEKIEKIDLKSIVKNCLLQDNIVIEKISKKNCLKKVDIRPAIHSLNICESNGRYELDFILKAGQDREPVKVISLENSLSDCKIEVSNSTLRADHFLNILIPEIEWDIVREKLLDFEFNELL; from the coding sequence ATGATGAGAGAAAAGATTCAAAGAATTTTAAAAAAAGTAAATAAACCTTCGAGATATATAGGTAAAGAAATCGGGAGTTTCAATAAAGACTGGGCTTCCGCAGAAGCTAGGGTGGCTTTTGCTTTTCCTGATTTGTACGAAATAGGTATTTCTAATTTAGGTTTAAGAATTTTATACGATAAAGTTAATTGTTATGACAAAAGAAACTTTTTGGCCGACAGAGTTTATGCGCCGGAAGTTGATTTTAAGAAAGAATTACAGCAAAATCATATTCCTCTTTATGGACTAGAAAGCTTTAGACCTCTTAATGATTTTGATATGATAGCTTTTTCTCTTCAGTATGAGTTGAGCTATCCAACCATTCTGTCTATGTTGGAGATGGCGAATATTCCCATAAAATCAGCGGACAGGAATGAATTTAACCCAATAGTAGTGGCGGGTGGCCCGGGAAGTTATAATCCTGAGCCAATTTCCGAATTTATAGATGTTTTTCTTATAGGCGATGGCGAAACTATAATTATTAAGCTTTTGGAAGAAATACAGAATGCAAAATCCAATAAATTATCAAGAGAAGAAACTTTAAAGAATCTTGCTAAGCTTGAAGGAGTTTATGTTCCCCGATTTTATAAAAATGAAAACGGGACAAAATTAATTCCTGTAAGTGAAGAATTTTCTGCTGTCATAACAAAAAGGATAGATAATATTGATAATAGGGATTATCCTGTAAAATTTCCTATTCCTTATAGCACAGCAGTGCATGATAGGGCAGTAATTGAATTAAGACGCGGATGTGGAAGAATGTGCCGTTTTTGTCAGGCATGTTTTGTAAATTTACCGGTGAGAGAAAGATCTCCCGAGCATGTTGTGGAAATCGTTGACAGCGTTTTGAAAAATACCGGCTATGATGAATATTCGCTTCTGGCTTTATCTTCTAACGATTATATTAATATAGAAAAACTTGTAGGCATTCTTAATGAAAAACATGCCTGTTCAGGGGTTTCAATTTCTCTTCCCAGCCAGAGAGCGGACAAATTTAGTTTAAAATTGGCAGAACTGGTTAATTCGGTGAGAAAAAGCACAATAACTATCGCACCGGAAGCAGGAAGCCAGAGATTAAGAGATGTTATAAACAAAAATTTAAACGAAGAGCAAATTATTGAAGCGGTACTTTCTGTCTATAAAACAGGCTGGAGTAAGATTAAACTGTATTTTATGATAGGGCTTCCGACAGAAACTTATGAAGATTTAGACGAAATTATAAATCTTTTGCAAAAAATAAAGGCGAGTGCTTCAAAAATTAAAAATGAATTAAAACTAAGGACATTTTTGAGCATTACATGCACTGTATCTATTTTTGTTCCAAAGCCTTTTACCCCTTTTCAGTGGGCAGCTCAGGACAAATTAGAGGTAATTGAAGATAAAATAAGATATCTTCGCCAAAAAGCACGACCAATAAGAGATTTGAAACTTAATTTTCATGACAGTTTTTTATGCCAGCTTGAAGCGGTTTTTTCAAGGGGGGGCAGGGAGTTAAACGGACTTATAGAAGAAGTTTATAAAAACGGTTCTTATCTCGATGCGTGGAATGAGCATTTTAACAAAGATATATGGCTTAAAACAGCGGAATCGCTTTCAATAAATTTGAGTGATTATTCTGCTAAAGAATTTGATGTAAACGAAGAATTATCATGGGATATTTTTAATGTCGGGGTTGATAAAAGCTGGTTGATTGCTGAATACAAAAATGCGCTTGATTTTAAAAATTCCGATCCTTGCGATGAAGTTTGCTCAAGCTGCGGAGTTTGTCAGAATTTGCAGACAGAACCTTCTTTGAGAGGTCATAAGCTGGACTCTTGTGAGCCTGAACAAGTACAACCAATTGCAGATCTTCCTCGGAAAAATAATTCGCAGGGGGACAGGTTGTCGGGTCAGTGCATTGCGCTTTCCCGCAATGACGATGATATTCATAGATACAGAATAAAAATTCAAAAAACAAACGAATTAAAATATATTTCTCATCTTGATTGGCAAAAATTGCTTTATGCCGCAATTCGCAAAGCAGGTTTGAAAATTAATTTTACGCAGGGGTTTAATCCTAGTCCTAAAATCTCTTTGGCGGTTGCATTGCCGATTTTTGTAGAAGGGATTGCTGAATGCGCAGATATCGAACTTCAGGAAAATATTTCTCCGGAAAAAATAAAAGAAAGATTAAATACCTTTTTGCCTGAAAATTCAAAAATTCTGGAAATTGTTAATATTTCTAAAGATAAAATATCAATTGAAAAAGCTGTATACTGGGCAAAATACAAGGCTTTCCCTGTGGAGCAGGAAAAAATTGAAAAAATCGACTTAAAGAGTATTGTCAAAAACTGTTTATTACAAGACAATATAGTAATAGAAAAGATTTCTAAAAAAAATTGCTTAAAAAAAGTTGATATAAGACCAGCAATTCATTCGCTAAATATATGTGAATCAAATGGTCGATATGAATTAGATTTTATCTTAAAAGCAGGGCAGGATAGAGAACCCGTTAAGGTTATTAGTCTTGAAAATAGTCTTTCTGACTGTAAAATAGAGGTATCTAACAGCACTTTAAGGGCTGATCATTTTCTTAATATTTTAATTCCTGAAATAGAATGGGATATAGTTAGAGAAAAGCTTTTGGATTTTGAATTTAATGAATTGTTATAA
- a CDS encoding ribbon-helix-helix protein, CopG family — protein MARVLISMPDEFLNTIDNVADDEQRSRSELIREALRTYVNKRRIRTAATATRHAALLETLL, from the coding sequence ATGGCAAGAGTGCTTATTTCAATGCCGGACGAATTTTTAAACACAATCGACAACGTTGCTGATGATGAACAACGCTCAAGAAGCGAACTCATTAGAGAAGCTCTCAGAACTTATGTAAACAAAAGAAGAATCAGAACTGCTGCTACAGCAACAAGACATGCTGCATTACTTGAAACACTACTGTAA
- a CDS encoding tetratricopeptide repeat protein, with the protein MEIVTDDLMSQKIRIFVNIVNNKINTPEELIYKHLINADALRMKNYFWESIDEYLLVIKHDKTCLDAHKGLGFSYKQTGYTRDAVNAFNEAKKLSPFDKILYYEAGCCYCMDKKYDKAIKEYKKAIKICPEYGEAKLNLALAYELNNQFDMAIKNYLKIIKATPESVSAHNALGSLYIKLEMYSKAIKTFRHILKINKEYSRAYLGIAIAFDKMNCNNDSMRYYKKYIKLKPNCGNLPFILDRLKELRNEIIPKKKSHLKLVS; encoded by the coding sequence ATGGAAATCGTCACAGACGATTTAATGTCACAAAAAATCAGGATTTTTGTCAATATAGTAAATAACAAAATTAATACTCCTGAAGAACTTATATACAAGCATCTCATCAATGCTGATGCGCTGAGAATGAAAAATTATTTCTGGGAATCTATAGATGAATACCTGCTGGTAATCAAGCACGATAAAACCTGCCTTGACGCACACAAAGGGCTGGGTTTTTCTTATAAACAAACAGGATATACACGTGATGCGGTAAATGCATTTAACGAAGCTAAAAAGCTGAGCCCCTTCGACAAAATTTTGTATTATGAGGCAGGATGCTGTTATTGCATGGATAAAAAATACGATAAAGCCATAAAAGAATACAAAAAAGCTATAAAAATTTGTCCCGAATATGGAGAAGCAAAGCTAAATCTTGCGCTTGCTTACGAGCTGAACAATCAATTTGATATGGCAATTAAAAATTATCTTAAAATTATCAAAGCTACTCCGGAAAGTGTTTCGGCACATAATGCGCTTGGCAGTTTGTATATAAAATTAGAAATGTACTCTAAAGCAATAAAAACATTCAGACATATTTTAAAAATAAACAAAGAATATTCCAGAGCTTATCTGGGAATTGCAATAGCTTTCGATAAAATGAACTGCAATAATGATTCTATGAGATATTACAAAAAATATATAAAACTTAAGCCAAACTGCGGAAATTTACCTTTTATTCTGGACAGACTAAAAGAATTAAGAAATGAAATAATTCCCAAGAAAAAATCACATCTAAAACTCGTATCATAG
- a CDS encoding chemotaxis protein CheW, with amino-acid sequence MSGKNILEQEELQAIAFRLGKEEYAVSITSVQEIIMPQEKTKIPRSPEFVEGVINLRGSIIPVIDGRKRFGLELTKETQETRIMVLELEKNTVGLTVDSVSEVIHLQTKDIQDSPVNSDESRDFILGIGKFQNRLIILLDPDNFLDLHEVESIANFAQVAENLTNLAALSEKEKLS; translated from the coding sequence ATGTCCGGTAAAAATATTTTAGAACAAGAAGAGTTGCAGGCTATCGCTTTTAGACTGGGAAAAGAAGAATATGCGGTATCTATTACCAGTGTTCAAGAAATTATAATGCCGCAGGAAAAAACTAAAATACCAAGATCTCCTGAATTCGTTGAAGGAGTCATTAATCTTAGAGGAAGTATAATTCCTGTTATTGACGGAAGAAAACGTTTTGGTCTTGAACTCACAAAAGAAACTCAGGAAACCAGAATTATGGTACTTGAACTTGAAAAAAACACAGTAGGGCTCACTGTAGATTCAGTTTCTGAAGTTATACATCTCCAAACAAAAGATATTCAGGATTCACCCGTTAATTCAGACGAATCCCGGGATTTTATTCTCGGAATCGGAAAATTTCAAAACAGATTAATAATACTTCTTGATCCTGATAATTTTCTTGATTTACATGAAGTTGAAAGTATTGCCAATTTTGCGCAAGTGGCAGAAAATTTAACAAATTTAGCTGCATTAAGCGAAAAAGAGAAATTATCGTAA
- the raiA gene encoding ribosome-associated translation inhibitor RaiA yields MRLTLNGRNIEITKAIRDYVEEKIGRIVKHNSQIINIKVTLSVTKNKSVKKSHTAEVTCFLNGSVIKITEDAESMYAAIDLLADRFDRKVKEIKERLIGNKAGKSIRTEAQPEEVLEEEEEEVFEGETSVVIDLNS; encoded by the coding sequence ATGCGTCTTACCCTTAACGGGCGTAATATTGAAATTACCAAGGCAATCAGAGATTATGTTGAAGAAAAAATCGGTAGAATAGTAAAACACAATTCCCAGATAATAAACATAAAAGTAACGCTCAGCGTAACCAAAAATAAAAGTGTTAAAAAAAGTCATACAGCAGAAGTTACATGCTTTTTAAACGGTTCTGTAATAAAAATAACGGAAGATGCAGAATCAATGTATGCTGCTATTGATCTTTTAGCTGACAGGTTTGATAGAAAAGTTAAAGAAATTAAAGAAAGACTTATCGGAAATAAAGCAGGAAAATCAATCAGAACCGAAGCTCAGCCGGAAGAAGTTCTCGAAGAAGAAGAGGAAGAAGTCTTTGAAGGAGAAACTTCAGTTGTAATTGACTTGAATTCTTAA